The DNA segment GAAGCCAATTGTTAAAGAGGCATTACAAACAAAGAATACGGCAGGTATTGGACAGCAAAGAAAAGTGGTTCTTTTCTTCATTAAGCATCGGATGTTTGCAATGTTGGATTTGATGGGGAAAATGAGAAAGTGGCAGAAGGAGCATAAATGAAAGTTAAAGTAAGCACATCGGGGACAGCATTTGCTTTGTGTCTTCTCTATGTCTTAATGAGACCGTTTCTTACAAACTATATAACACCTTTGTATAAGTATCTATTCATTCTTTTACTGCTTGTTGGCTTGGGTGTGGCACTGGTACACAAGAGTACAATCATGAAAATAGGGTCGCTTGAAATGACGCTGTGTTTAGCGTTCTATATTTATGCACTATTGAATGCTGCATTTTTGGGAGGCCAGGAACTGCTGGGGTATACCTTTGAAAGATATATCTTTTATACAGTTCCTCTGTTTGTTTTTGCATATTTTGGAAACAAAATAAATTGGGACAGAGTTTTTGCTTTTTTAATGTGGTTTGGAATTATAGATTCGGCAATATCTTTGATAGAATTTATAACAAAGAAGCAAATGTTTCCTATGTCCAATGGCGAAAGTAATGTTGAAATGATCACGATGGCAGGGACTAAAATCCTAAGAACATACGGATTACAAGGAAATTATTTTCTTTTGGCAGAAATATTGTGCGTGTGCGGACTGGCATCACTTTGGCTATATGAAAAAAAGAATCAAAAAGTATATTTTTATAGTTTCTTATTTATAAGTGTTGGAATTTTATCAACAGGTTCAAGAGGGTATTATGTTTCTTATGGGGGTGCAATGGTCTTCATGTATTTATACATTCGAAAAAGAAGAGGACTCAATGTAAACACCTTAATTAAAACACTTGTCTTCTTCGTGACGATTTTGATATTGCTGTACATTTTGTTTTTTACAAATGTTATAACGGGCATAGGCTTTGTGGATTCAATTCTATCCAGAATTAGGATGATTACCGATTGGACGGGCGATAGTTCTAATTCGGCAAGAATTGAACATTGGATAAATGCATTGAAACGCTGGAAAGAAAATCCGCTTTTTGGTAACGGTGCTTGTTGTACAGATACCCGCTATTCAAAATATGTGGCGGTTACAGAAAGCGGAATCTTAAAGAGACTTGTAGAATTAGGAATATT comes from the Eubacteriaceae bacterium Marseille-Q4139 genome and includes:
- a CDS encoding O-antigen ligase family protein; protein product: MKVKVSTSGTAFALCLLYVLMRPFLTNYITPLYKYLFILLLLVGLGVALVHKSTIMKIGSLEMTLCLAFYIYALLNAAFLGGQELLGYTFERYIFYTVPLFVFAYFGNKINWDRVFAFLMWFGIIDSAISLIEFITKKQMFPMSNGESNVEMITMAGTKILRTYGLQGNYFLLAEILCVCGLASLWLYEKKNQKVYFYSFLFISVGILSTGSRGYYVSYGGAMVFMYLYIRKRRGLNVNTLIKTLVFFVTILILLYILFFTNVITGIGFVDSILSRIRMITDWTGDSSNSARIEHWINALKRWKENPLFGNGACCTDTRYSKYVAVTESGILKRLVELGIFGTALQYLTMFVPLRQSIIKKRKGTLTEDAPCLYGILVCFFIEDIVLQRYTALEYTIISWTALSLLAYTNKRESKHEESL